The Pueribacillus theae sequence TTAGCTGGGTCTGTTAAATCATAATCTATTAAATTAAATTCTTTTGCTTTCTTCGATAAATCAACTATATTCTTATTGAAAACTTCAACTTCTTTGTCTATTAGAGTTAGTTTTCTTCTCCATTGTTTTAAATCTGCCTTTAAAACATTAAGCTTTTCTTTCTTTAATAAATTTTCTTCTGTTTCAATCCCTACTGCTAAATCAAAAATATTCATTAATGCATCTCTATACCTGTCAATATTCTGCTTATCAAAGAATATCTCACTATGATCAATTGTATCACCTGATAGAGTATTAAACATAAAAAAGTACCGTGGTGATATCTTACTTCCTAAAGTGATATTTTTTCCTCCATATGGAAATACTGTTCTCTCAGTAATGCTAAATTCCTTATCAATAATTTTTTTAATTTGTTTTTCATCATTATTTACAGCAGGCATCTTTGGAATATAACCATCAGCATGAAAAAAATAATCTTTTGACACCTCTCTTTTCTCAATACATCTTCTACCAAGTGTATATACGTTATCATTAATATTAAAATTTATTCCATACCACGTAACATTTTCATTAATTATCTCATCAGTAATATCTGCTCTACTTCCAAAAAAACAATAATCAATAATACTTAATATTTCAGTTTTACCGGTTCCGCTGTCTCCTGTTATTACATTAATCTTATTTCTCCTAAATTTTATTTCCCTTAAATTTCCGCTTTTTAACCAAAGCAATATTTTATTTATACTAAATTTCATATTTCCACCCTTAATTGTAAATATAAATTTTCTTTCCTTTGATTTAGTAGTTCTCCAATACCTTTAGAGGCTTTTACTATATTAAACGCTCTTATTCCTATATCTTTTTTTTTTGTGCTTTCTAACAGCAAATTCTCGTCACTATCCTTCAAAACAATCATTCCATCTTCTTGAATTGAAATTAGATTCATAGCAGCTAATATAAGTGTTGAATTAGCTGATATTTCTAGCATTGAATAGAATCTTTCATTAAAATTCGAAAAAAATTCTGGTTTTTTTATTATTAACTGATCTATACTTTTAACATCTGTTCTTGAATCATTTATATATCTAACAATATTGTTATGAAAAGCTAATGGTAAAATTAACATAACTTTAGCACTACTCATTTTATGAGCATGTTTTAACACATAGTATATTGCTATCAATCCCAATACTTCATTGTTAAAGGAATCATTTGAATAATAATCGTTATTTCTGTAATTTACTTCCCTCAATTTTTATACAGTTCCTTCCAATCTATTCTCCAACCAATACTTGGTTCATCTGATAATACATAAAATTGGCCATTACTTAAATCTTGATCTAATTCAGTTTCGTCGATGGTCAGTTTTTCCCCTAAAACATCATAATAGCATTCTGTAGCACACTCTATTATTTCTTCACTATCAAGTTCATCAATACTTACTCTTCTAAGTTTCCTTTTTAGTTTTGCATGAGACTTTTTATGGGATATTTCCCATATCCTAATTGAATTACTATTAAATCTCATTTTCTCTTCTTCTGTTATTTCACTTTCTTGCAACCATTCCTCTATATTATTTAATAAAAGTATCTTTGAAGT is a genomic window containing:
- a CDS encoding three component ABC system middle component encodes the protein MREVNYRNNDYYSNDSFNNEVLGLIAIYYVLKHAHKMSSAKVMLILPLAFHNNIVRYINDSRTDVKSIDQLIIKKPEFFSNFNERFYSMLEISANSTLILAAMNLISIQEDGMIVLKDSDENLLLESTKKKDIGIRAFNIVKASKGIGELLNQRKENLYLQLRVEI
- a CDS encoding AAA family ATPase is translated as MKFSINKILLWLKSGNLREIKFRRNKINVITGDSGTGKTEILSIIDYCFFGSRADITDEIINENVTWYGINFNINDNVYTLGRRCIEKREVSKDYFFHADGYIPKMPAVNNDEKQIKKIIDKEFSITERTVFPYGGKNITLGSKISPRYFFMFNTLSGDTIDHSEIFFDKQNIDRYRDALMNIFDLAVGIETEENLLKKEKLNVLKADLKQWRRKLTLIDKEVEVFNKNIVDLSKKAKEFNLIDYDLTDPAKLMKRFDEISSTYKEESIEINLERINKLKTEKNKILRKIRNLKKFKLEIERYKKLEKNKLDSLKPVRILNESYKLLKIPELD